The sequence below is a genomic window from Thermodesulfobacteriota bacterium.
CGCCCGGCCGTACAATGGCCCGGCGGGCCTTGACAACCGCTCCTGGTCGGGAGGATATTTGGGCTCGCATCAGCTCGGTCTCCGCCCCTGCCGCTGGCAGAAGCGGCACCATGGATCCCATCGGGCAAGGAGGAATGGACATGCAGCGGTTCCTGGCTGTCTTCGCCATCGTGGCCCTTGTTGTCGGCTGCACCCCCACCAAGTCCCAGATGGGCGCTGCCGGCGGCTCGGTGGCCGGCGCTCTCATCGGGCAGGCCATCGGTCGCAACACAGGTGGCACCCTGATCGGGGCGGCGGTGGGGGGCATGCTGGGCTATATCGTTGGCAACGAGATGGACAAGTACGATCAGAAGCAGGTCACCCGGGTCTACGAGTCCGCCCCTTCCGGCCAGCCCGCCTCCTGGACCAACCCGGACACCGGCAAGCAGTACACCATGACCCCCCGGGCCGCCTACCAGGACAGCCGCACCAGCCAGGTATGCCGGGAGGCCGAGATCGAGGCCACCATCGACGGCCGGAAGGAGAAGGTC
It includes:
- a CDS encoding glycine zipper domain-containing protein gives rise to the protein MQRFLAVFAIVALVVGCTPTKSQMGAAGGSVAGALIGQAIGRNTGGTLIGAAVGGMLGYIVGNEMDKYDQKQVTRVYESAPSGQPASWTNPDTGKQYTMTPRAAYQDSRTSQVCREAEIEATIDGRKEKVLSTACRDAAGNWVMQ